One Catharus ustulatus isolate bCatUst1 chromosome 2, bCatUst1.pri.v2, whole genome shotgun sequence genomic window carries:
- the CCDC82 gene encoding coiled-coil domain-containing protein 82, translating into MGAKPAVKRYETRSQRAGTEVPSSKSRVDWRRTRRALVLLDSSEESSASSEEQDESTSSDSDLDEGDPAAAKSSFLSDRSGDAAEDGDDECVVPGRRKRLSASVLYDSDDSEGSDILVRRVPAKRRCAMIDRESSEEEQPDKTRPAENVSVSRKQKVLAKLKELVRQSAARRSCSSANCEDSNSEASVEEEPPCQLPLTPSEGSETDSGSIKDFVVEEEENDDDDIDNTEHVKSENQPHQKQPNPSNSELLAHYIPQLPRCDHYEHFRRIVKAFLINAIDDSFLSSLYDGTRQKRYAQDMLLSLHYLDNRFIQPRLENLIGRSRWKDRYKERVDCYPDVRISLKNTKNMSCQACEMKRCCKFNVFLSGRLYNSKTLEVDDFMSDDKQVLKVGVVCANRTRVYHNLKHFKYKLYMDCSSVVGLDGVENEPVKDTVERLFSHLEESGWIRKRYNDLEDCMDDADNFQEEKID; encoded by the exons ATGGGGGCAAAGCCAGCAGTGAAAAGATACGAAACAAGAAGTCAGAGGGCGGGGACGGAGGTGCCATCGTCCAAATCCCGAGTGGATTGGAGACGCACCAGAAGGGCGCTCGTACTGCTCGACAGCAGCGAGGAgtcctctgccagctctgaggagcaggaCGAGTCCACCTCGTCGGACAGTGACCTGGATGAAGGAGATCCAGCGGCTGCCAAGAGCAGTTTCCTTTCGGACCGCTCTGGGGATGCGGCAGAAGATGGTGACGATGAGTGTGTCGTGCCTGGGAGGCGAAAGAGGCTGAGCGCCTCTGTGCTGTACGACAGCGATGACAGTGAGGGCAGTGACATACTTGTTAGAAGGGTTCCTGCCAAGCGCCGCTGTGCAATGATTGACCGTGAGAGTTCTGAAGAAGAGCAGCCTGATAAAACACGCCCTGCAGAGAATGTTTCTGTTAGCAGGAAGCAGAAAGTGCTTGCAAAATTGAAGGAACTTGTAAGACAAAGTGCAGCTCGGAGATCCTGCAGCAGTGCAAATTGTGAG gATTCTAATAGTGAAGCATCAGTAGAAGAGGAACCGCCCTGTCAGTTGCCCCTCACACCATCAGAAGGCAGTGAAACTGATAGTGGCAGCATAAAAGATTTTGTAGTAGAGGAAGAGGAAAACGATGATGATGACATTGACAACACAGAGCATGTGAAGAGTGAAAATCAGCCACATCAAAAGCAACCAAATCCATCAAACAGTGAGCTGCTGGCACACTACATCCCACAGT TACCTCGCTGTGATCATTATGAACATTTCAGAAGAATAGTAAAGGCTTTCCTCATAAATGCAATTGATGACAGTTTTCTGAGCTCATTATATG ATGGAACGAGACAAAAGAGGTATGCACAAGATATGCTGCTCTCACTTCATTATTTGGACAACCGCTTCATTCAGCCTCGTCTGGAGAACCTCATCGGTAGAAGTCGGTGGAAAGATCGATACAAG GAGCGTGTGGATTGTTACCCAGATGTTCGCATAAgcttgaaaaatacaaaaaatatgtCTTGTCAGGCCTGTGAAATGAAGCGGTGTTGTAAGTTCAATGTGTTTCTCTCTGGAAGACTTTATAATAGTAAAACTTTAGAAGTGGATGACTTCATGTCAGATGATAAACAG GTTTTGAAGGTTGGTGTGGTGTGTGCAAATCGTACAAGAGTTTATCACAACTTGAAACACTTCAAGTACAAGTTATACATGGATTGCAGCTCTGTTGTTGGATTGGATGGTGTTGAAAATGAACCAGTCAAAGACACTGTAGAGCGGCTTTTCAGCCACTTGGAAGAGAGTGGATGGATTCGGAAG AGATACAATGATCTTGAAGATTGCATGGACGATGCAGAcaattttcaagaagaaaaaattgattAA